Proteins encoded in a region of the Deltaproteobacteria bacterium genome:
- a CDS encoding glycosyltransferase, which translates to MRVALVHDWLTGMRGGEKVLEVFCELYPDADLHTLLHVKGSCSPTIERMHIKTSFIQHLPDLERSYRRYLPLFPHAIERFDFSRYDLVISSSHCVAKGVITPPHCTHVSYVHTPMRYVWDQYNEYFGPGRAGRLTRLAAAVTAPFLRAWDESSSLRVDRYIANSTHVAERIRKRYRREAHVIFPPVETARFKPVPAAQRDNFYLMVGAFAPYKRVDLAVEAFNRLGRPLKIVGSGQDAERIKKLAGPNIDLLGAVDDTQLVHLYARCKAFIFPGEEDAGITPLEAMASGRPVIAYGKGGVRDTVIPLEPGANTPTGIFFPRQSVEDFIDAVRRFEAAESRFDPAALRRHAEAFDRNQFKRRIEAHLRQDAGPMGPTSWSRRPALA; encoded by the coding sequence ATGCGGGTGGCGCTGGTGCACGACTGGCTCACCGGAATGCGCGGCGGCGAGAAGGTGCTCGAGGTGTTCTGCGAGCTCTATCCCGACGCCGATCTGCACACGCTCCTTCACGTGAAGGGCTCGTGCTCGCCGACGATCGAGCGGATGCACATCAAGACCTCGTTCATCCAGCACCTGCCGGATCTCGAGCGCTCCTATCGCCGCTACCTGCCGCTGTTCCCGCATGCGATCGAGCGCTTCGACTTCTCGCGCTACGACCTCGTCATCTCCAGCTCGCACTGCGTTGCCAAGGGCGTGATCACTCCGCCGCACTGCACCCACGTGAGCTACGTGCACACGCCCATGCGCTACGTGTGGGACCAGTACAACGAGTACTTCGGCCCGGGACGGGCGGGCCGGCTCACGCGCCTCGCCGCGGCCGTGACCGCGCCGTTCCTGCGCGCGTGGGATGAGTCGAGCTCGCTGCGCGTGGATCGCTACATCGCGAACTCGACCCACGTGGCCGAGCGCATCCGCAAGCGCTACCGCCGCGAGGCGCACGTCATCTTCCCGCCCGTGGAGACCGCGCGCTTCAAGCCCGTGCCTGCTGCCCAGCGCGACAACTTCTACCTGATGGTCGGCGCCTTCGCGCCCTACAAGCGCGTGGACCTGGCCGTCGAGGCGTTCAACCGGCTCGGACGGCCCTTGAAGATCGTGGGCAGCGGCCAGGACGCAGAGCGCATCAAGAAGCTCGCTGGGCCGAACATCGATCTGCTGGGCGCGGTGGACGACACGCAGCTCGTGCACCTCTACGCGCGCTGCAAGGCGTTCATCTTCCCCGGCGAAGAGGACGCGGGCATCACGCCGCTCGAGGCCATGGCATCGGGCCGACCGGTGATCGCCTACGGCAAGGGCGGCGTGCGCGACACCGTGATTCCGCTCGAGCCCGGCGCGAATACGCCCACCGGCATTTTTTTCCCGCGCCAGAGCGTGGAGGACTTCATCGACGCCGTGCGCCGCTTCGAGGCCGCGGAGTCGCGCTTCGATCCCGCGGCGCTGCGTCGGCACGCCGAGGCCTTCGACCGCAACCAGTTCAAGCGCCGCATCGAGGCCCACCTGCGCCAGGACGCAGGCCCGATGGGGCCGACGAGCTGGAGCCGCCGGCCGGCGCTCGCGTAG
- a CDS encoding undecaprenyl-phosphate glucose phosphotransferase: MFQRAHRFHASIKAILDLLMVAAAFAIAYVLRFQFEFLRPLPLGFAPERETLSLLVAIVVVWPVVFSTQGLYASGRAKTHFDELFGVFKATVVGTLIVVAITYFGREERYSRLTLGLFALLAFVLVSIARVAFREVLRALRRRGHNLRDILVIGAGELGQQVVRSLRDHQELGFRVAGFLSRKAEKVGSDVEGAKVLGTLDDLDRVLAETHADQVIIALPSEEQAGLKKLVHQLTFHTVDVKVVPDLYQYITLSGGLEEFGGLPIVSLQHGPLQGWSWVAKRAFDVFFSLVALALLAPVMLVAAVLVKLTSKGPVFYAQERMGMDGEVFRILKFRSMRTDSEVAGAQMASKVDPRRTAFGTFIRKTSIDELPQLFNVLMGDMSMVGPRPERPVFIEEFKKQIPRYHLRHKVKAGITGWAQINGLRGQTSIEKRIEYDLYYIENWSLVLDFKICVRTVLGGFLSKNAY, from the coding sequence GTGTTCCAGCGCGCCCATCGCTTTCACGCGTCGATCAAGGCGATCCTCGACCTGTTGATGGTCGCTGCGGCGTTCGCGATCGCCTACGTGCTGCGCTTCCAGTTCGAGTTCCTGCGTCCGCTGCCGCTGGGCTTCGCGCCGGAGCGCGAGACGCTCTCGCTGCTGGTGGCGATCGTCGTCGTCTGGCCGGTGGTGTTCTCGACGCAGGGGCTCTACGCCTCCGGCCGCGCCAAGACGCACTTCGACGAGCTCTTCGGCGTCTTCAAGGCCACCGTCGTCGGCACGCTCATCGTGGTGGCCATCACCTACTTCGGTCGCGAGGAGCGCTACTCGCGCCTGACGCTGGGACTCTTCGCGCTGCTGGCCTTCGTGCTGGTCTCGATCGCGCGGGTGGCCTTCCGCGAGGTGCTGCGCGCGCTGCGTCGGCGCGGCCACAACCTGCGTGACATCCTCGTCATCGGCGCGGGTGAGCTCGGCCAGCAGGTCGTGCGCAGCCTGCGCGATCACCAGGAGCTCGGCTTCCGCGTGGCCGGCTTCTTGAGCCGCAAGGCGGAGAAGGTCGGCAGCGACGTCGAGGGCGCGAAGGTGCTGGGCACCCTCGACGATCTCGATCGCGTCCTCGCCGAGACCCACGCCGACCAGGTGATCATCGCGCTGCCGAGCGAAGAGCAGGCGGGCCTGAAGAAGCTGGTGCACCAGCTCACCTTCCACACGGTCGACGTGAAGGTCGTGCCCGATCTGTACCAGTACATCACGCTCTCCGGCGGCCTCGAGGAGTTCGGCGGGCTGCCCATCGTGAGCCTGCAGCACGGCCCGCTGCAGGGCTGGAGCTGGGTGGCCAAGCGCGCGTTCGACGTCTTCTTCTCGTTGGTGGCGCTCGCTCTCCTCGCGCCCGTGATGCTGGTGGCCGCTGTGCTGGTGAAGCTCACCAGCAAGGGCCCGGTGTTCTACGCGCAGGAGCGCATGGGCATGGACGGCGAGGTCTTCCGCATCCTCAAGTTCCGCTCCATGCGCACCGACAGCGAGGTCGCGGGCGCGCAGATGGCCAGCAAGGTGGACCCGCGGCGCACCGCGTTCGGCACGTTCATCCGCAAGACGTCCATCGACGAGCTGCCGCAGCTCTTCAACGTGCTCATGGGCGACATGAGCATGGTGGGCCCGCGCCCCGAGCGGCCGGTCTTCATCGAGGAGTTCAAGAAGCAGATCCCGCGCTACCACCTGCGGCACAAGGTGAAGGCGGGCATCACCGGCTGGGCGCAGATCAACGGCCTGCGCGGCCAGACCAGCATCGAGAAGCGCATCGAGTACGACCTGTACTACATTGAGAACTGGTCGCTGGTGCTCGACTTCAAGATCTGCGTGCGCACCGTGCTCGGCGGCTTCCTCTCGAAGAACGCGTATTAA
- a CDS encoding tRNA1(Val) (adenine(37)-N6)-methyltransferase, whose product MTARDDETLDAALGGALRVIQHKKGYRFSLDAVLLADFVSPARGSVVDLGTGSGVVAMIVAHRSPDARVTALELQPALADRARRSVALNRLEQRVTVVEGDVRKLELPSRSFDLVVSNPPFQAASDRVSPNSERAHARHELTYSLADLGPAAKHLLKPNGKLAVVYPATRLDEVLHAFVQLGLSPTRLQLVHPRADEPAKMFLLEASLAESRMNTLPPLVLHEPGARTYTPEAARILGERG is encoded by the coding sequence GTGACCGCCCGCGACGACGAGACGCTCGACGCCGCACTCGGCGGCGCGCTGCGCGTCATCCAGCACAAGAAGGGCTATCGCTTCAGCCTCGATGCGGTGTTGCTCGCGGACTTCGTCTCGCCGGCGAGGGGCAGCGTGGTCGACCTCGGCACCGGCAGCGGGGTGGTGGCGATGATCGTCGCGCACCGCTCGCCGGACGCGCGAGTGACCGCGCTCGAGCTGCAGCCGGCGCTCGCGGATCGCGCGCGTCGAAGCGTGGCGCTGAATCGGCTCGAGCAGCGCGTGACGGTCGTCGAGGGCGACGTGCGGAAGCTCGAGCTGCCGTCGCGGTCGTTCGATCTCGTCGTTTCCAATCCGCCGTTTCAGGCCGCGAGCGATCGCGTGAGCCCGAATTCCGAGCGCGCGCACGCTCGGCACGAGCTGACGTACTCGCTCGCGGACCTCGGGCCGGCCGCGAAGCACCTGCTCAAGCCCAATGGAAAGCTCGCGGTGGTGTATCCAGCGACGCGGCTCGACGAGGTGCTGCATGCGTTCGTGCAGCTCGGCCTGAGTCCGACCCGCTTGCAGCTCGTACATCCGCGCGCCGACGAGCCCGCGAAGATGTTCTTGCTCGAGGCGTCGCTCGCGGAGTCGCGGATGAACACGCTGCCGCCGCTGGTGCTGCACGAGCCGGGCGCGCGCACGTATACGCCCGAGGCCGCGCGGATCCTGGGTGAGCGCGGCTGA
- a CDS encoding endonuclease/exonuclease/phosphatase family protein, whose protein sequence is MPKQEPLRVVSYNVRYFAHALKGLTSTARSMRGISESLATLVPLADVVCLQEVETDSLRASLTVKKAHPEETQLERLMGVLRSTFEERGLVCPYEPFYFRAHAYKFTARANLYTTGLAMLVRRDLVIDRHNAASPHDITHRAMEVTARTKQTRICAHMRLGGEHGLHVFNTHLSLPTPFAKEFWRSQERMGYGPNQLAEAQTLIKFIQRESAGEKFVVVGDFNSSPGSPVYRYLTEEIGLRDMQAAVQHKDLAELKAWPTAGFMNLRMHLDHVFAGPGVEGVDLDDSHPFGDRSGRFHGLSDHVPLVARMR, encoded by the coding sequence ATGCCCAAACAAGAGCCGCTCCGGGTGGTCTCGTACAACGTGCGCTACTTTGCGCACGCGTTGAAGGGCCTCACCAGCACCGCGCGGTCGATGCGCGGCATCAGCGAGTCGCTGGCCACGCTCGTTCCCCTGGCCGACGTGGTCTGCCTCCAGGAGGTGGAGACCGACTCGCTGCGCGCCAGCTTGACCGTCAAGAAGGCGCACCCCGAGGAGACCCAGCTCGAGCGCTTGATGGGCGTGCTGCGAAGCACCTTCGAAGAGCGCGGCCTGGTCTGTCCGTACGAGCCCTTCTACTTCCGCGCGCACGCCTACAAGTTCACGGCGCGCGCGAACCTCTACACGACCGGCCTGGCGATGCTCGTGCGCCGCGATCTGGTCATCGATCGCCACAACGCCGCCTCGCCGCACGACATCACCCACCGCGCGATGGAAGTCACCGCCCGCACCAAGCAGACGCGGATCTGCGCGCACATGCGCCTGGGCGGCGAGCATGGCCTGCACGTCTTCAACACGCACCTCTCGCTGCCCACGCCGTTCGCCAAGGAGTTCTGGCGAAGCCAGGAGCGCATGGGCTACGGGCCGAACCAGCTCGCCGAAGCGCAGACGCTCATCAAGTTCATCCAGCGCGAGAGCGCCGGCGAGAAGTTCGTGGTGGTCGGCGACTTCAACTCCAGTCCGGGCTCCCCGGTGTACCGCTACCTCACCGAGGAGATCGGCCTGCGCGACATGCAGGCCGCCGTGCAGCACAAGGACCTCGCCGAGCTGAAAGCGTGGCCGACCGCAGGCTTCATGAACCTGCGCATGCACCTGGATCACGTGTTTGCAGGGCCGGGCGTGGAGGGCGTCGATCTCGACGACAGCCATCCCTTCGGCGATCGCTCGGGGCGCTTCCACGGCCTGAGCGATCACGTGCCGCTCGTGGCCCGGATGCGCTGA